One Treponema pectinovorum DNA segment encodes these proteins:
- a CDS encoding tetratricopeptide repeat protein, with protein sequence MQSTIKKSIFYIFVSIFLLVDFFAFAQSAEDANRRTAIRYLKLAEQYAAEKNWSAADSSAQLGLAYDEAISDLWYLRALSNTMTDFPKYKIIPLVQNALKTSFWVDYNKDSARILYADLLCATRDEKQAIEILDEKPFIYSSDAEYIRIKCYYNQKNEQSLKKARERLDSARRMYPQDVRFAELFFRYEYSFGGRNAGNSKLADSFINSFSLYKNLSPQIEIYAIAFAQGEKKTRMLKSFDARSLKNPLYAILALEENSKLLSEDKALDYFYSFADTSVDYSLLEKFASLLKDEESKKEFGEYLNSYNGIIYKDTDGDLIYNLKIEYFRGRPQKIVYDENQDDREEWSAECDFGVPLVVHFTQGAVDIEYNSWPNVSRAIFSENENSQRKFAFNLVAETLDWTPFFINADSNIKQSLGMDFYIPLINENCVAVTAGELLAACSSFTLPSKERKNSTINVSVLDGKPQLARYYAGEKMYAQAYFENGIPIFRTVDMDGDGLFETTETYGFDPDGNDDYISKTDEVQMMINLFGGENGSSNFYIKMIQIDSNGDTVPDFTEEYTKGLGKISLWDFDNDGKWDVRYVKYPAKTTEPLVEESSFYQPFTNSLVVVRTENSKPKSVTIDNKEVDVKKSENSSIYWIQTEGAAEDEEKILKNVNQSLRQGVCIIVENSNRRILVVKMSEIIFAKIIPEDEIQLEKIEH encoded by the coding sequence ATGCAATCTACTATAAAAAAAAGTATTTTTTACATTTTTGTATCAATCTTTTTACTTGTCGATTTTTTTGCTTTTGCTCAGTCTGCTGAAGATGCCAATCGAAGAACTGCTATACGATATTTAAAACTAGCAGAGCAATATGCTGCTGAAAAAAACTGGTCTGCTGCTGATTCCAGTGCACAACTTGGGCTTGCTTATGACGAGGCGATTTCTGACCTTTGGTATTTGAGAGCACTTTCAAATACGATGACGGATTTTCCAAAATATAAGATTATTCCTCTTGTTCAGAATGCCCTTAAAACTTCGTTTTGGGTTGATTACAACAAGGATAGCGCAAGAATTTTATATGCGGATTTGCTTTGTGCAACGCGCGATGAAAAACAAGCAATCGAAATTTTAGACGAAAAGCCTTTTATATATTCCTCGGATGCTGAATACATCAGGATAAAATGTTATTACAATCAAAAAAATGAGCAGTCATTAAAAAAAGCTCGCGAACGGCTCGACAGTGCAAGAAGGATGTATCCGCAAGATGTACGATTTGCAGAACTTTTTTTTAGATACGAATACAGTTTTGGCGGAAGAAATGCGGGAAACTCAAAACTTGCAGATTCTTTTATAAATTCCTTTTCGCTCTATAAAAATCTTTCACCACAAATCGAAATATATGCTATAGCTTTTGCTCAAGGCGAAAAAAAGACTCGCATGTTAAAATCCTTTGACGCTCGCTCTCTGAAAAATCCTTTGTATGCAATTCTTGCTCTGGAAGAAAATTCAAAACTTTTAAGCGAAGATAAGGCTCTGGATTATTTTTATTCTTTTGCAGACACTTCTGTTGATTATTCTCTGCTTGAAAAGTTTGCCAGCCTTTTAAAAGATGAAGAAAGCAAAAAGGAATTTGGTGAATATCTGAATTCTTATAACGGAATAATCTATAAAGATACCGATGGCGATTTAATTTATAATCTTAAAATCGAATATTTTAGAGGACGACCGCAAAAAATTGTATATGACGAAAATCAAGACGATAGAGAAGAGTGGAGTGCAGAATGTGATTTTGGAGTTCCGCTTGTAGTTCATTTTACGCAAGGTGCGGTCGACATAGAATACAATTCTTGGCCAAATGTTAGCAGGGCAATCTTTAGCGAGAATGAAAACTCGCAAAGGAAATTTGCTTTTAATTTGGTTGCAGAAACTCTCGACTGGACGCCTTTTTTTATAAATGCGGATTCAAATATAAAACAATCGCTTGGAATGGACTTTTACATCCCTTTGATTAACGAAAACTGTGTTGCGGTAACTGCTGGCGAACTTCTGGCTGCTTGTTCAAGTTTTACGCTTCCGTCAAAAGAAAGGAAAAATTCCACTATTAATGTTAGCGTTTTGGACGGAAAACCTCAGCTTGCGCGTTACTATGCAGGCGAAAAAATGTATGCGCAGGCATATTTTGAAAACGGAATTCCGATTTTTAGAACGGTTGATATGGACGGCGACGGTCTTTTTGAAACGACAGAAACTTACGGTTTTGACCCAGACGGGAACGATGATTATATTTCAAAAACCGATGAAGTTCAGATGATGATAAATCTTTTTGGCGGAGAAAACGGTTCTTCAAATTTTTATATAAAGATGATTCAAATAGATTCTAACGGCGACACCGTTCCAGATTTTACAGAAGAGTACACAAAGGGGCTTGGAAAAATTTCTTTATGGGATTTTGACAATGACGGAAAGTGGGATGTTCGTTATGTAAAATATCCTGCAAAAACTACAGAACCGTTGGTTGAAGAATCAAGTTTTTATCAGCCTTTTACTAACTCGCTTGTTGTTGTGCGCACTGAAAATTCTAAGCCAAAAAGCGTTACGATAGATAATAAAGAAGTTGACGTGAAAAAATCAGAAAATTCTTCAATCTATTGGATTCAAACGGAGGGCGCTGCCGAGGATGAAGAAAAAATTTTAAAAAATGTTAACCAAAGCCTACGTCAAGGTGTTTGTATTATTGTAGAAAATTCAAATAGGAGAATTCTTGTTGTAAAAATGAGCGAAATAATTTTTGCAAAGATTATTCCAGAAGATGAAATTCAACTTGAAAAAATTGAACATTAG
- a CDS encoding S1C family serine protease encodes MKKDHSKSKKIFVPALCSVLFILLSCQSSLEAKKIYEQPDYTVEDVRKEEIKRIDAIAETDLVQAYWRAYLLNDEKTLAKYSDLVFDSYKKKLEEKDYLSARKFAFALEYLDSKKLPKLEKSSAELTKLCVEKLDSLDFSTATPVKVSELIKGTVTVWVDKGIKVEKGIGYADRVIGSGFFISKDGYLITNHHVIADLVDPKYEGYARLYVKLAEDSETRIPAKVIGWDSSVDLAVLKVEIDAPYVFKLGSSKGLEVGDKIYCIGSPIGLERTLTSGIVSASDRSLFSAGPVMQIDAAVNSGNSGGPCVDEEGNVQAIVFAGMLEYSGLNFAIPVEYLKAELPVLIAGGKYEHSWIEANGRTRKIGGKDLGVELSYVMPGGSASRAGLKEGDLITSIEDSKIFTLEDLQKKMMGITSGYIVKISYVRGEEAEKSVLVYLSSRPLNPGYSFYKNDVLSSSFAAIFGMKLNPLSEGRRKYQINYVIKGSIADESGFSEGDPIDVRNITFNQENTALYAEIYAKNRKKGYLDISMGLAAPLDSPNYF; translated from the coding sequence ATGAAAAAAGATCATTCAAAGTCAAAAAAAATATTTGTGCCTGCCTTGTGCTCTGTTTTGTTCATCCTTTTGTCCTGCCAGTCTTCGCTTGAAGCAAAAAAAATCTATGAGCAACCGGATTACACTGTTGAAGATGTAAGAAAAGAAGAAATCAAGCGGATTGACGCGATTGCAGAAACGGATTTAGTTCAAGCGTATTGGAGAGCGTATCTTTTAAATGATGAAAAAACGCTCGCCAAATATTCCGATTTAGTTTTTGATTCTTATAAAAAAAAACTTGAAGAAAAAGATTACCTTTCTGCAAGAAAATTTGCTTTTGCACTTGAATATTTGGATTCAAAAAAATTGCCCAAATTAGAAAAGAGCAGTGCTGAATTGACAAAACTTTGCGTTGAAAAATTGGATTCTCTGGATTTTTCCACAGCGACTCCCGTAAAAGTTTCCGAACTGATAAAGGGAACTGTAACTGTTTGGGTTGATAAAGGCATAAAAGTTGAAAAAGGCATTGGATATGCAGACCGGGTTATAGGTTCAGGTTTTTTTATCTCTAAGGACGGATATCTGATAACAAATCATCACGTTATAGCAGACCTCGTAGATCCAAAATACGAAGGATACGCAAGGCTTTATGTAAAACTCGCTGAAGATTCAGAAACCAGAATTCCTGCAAAAGTTATAGGTTGGGATTCCAGCGTCGATCTGGCGGTTTTAAAGGTTGAAATTGATGCTCCTTATGTTTTTAAGCTGGGGTCGAGCAAAGGTCTTGAAGTTGGAGATAAAATTTATTGCATAGGTTCTCCGATTGGGCTTGAGCGAACTTTGACTAGCGGAATTGTGAGTGCAAGCGATCGCTCGCTTTTTAGTGCAGGACCTGTTATGCAGATAGACGCTGCTGTAAATTCTGGAAATTCTGGTGGGCCGTGTGTTGATGAAGAAGGAAACGTGCAGGCGATTGTTTTTGCAGGAATGCTTGAATATTCTGGGTTGAATTTTGCAATTCCTGTTGAATATTTAAAAGCGGAACTTCCAGTTTTGATTGCCGGCGGAAAATATGAGCACAGTTGGATCGAGGCAAACGGTCGCACACGAAAAATTGGCGGAAAAGATTTAGGTGTTGAATTGAGTTATGTTATGCCTGGAGGGAGTGCCTCAAGAGCTGGGTTAAAAGAAGGCGATTTGATAACTTCTATTGAAGATTCTAAAATTTTTACTTTGGAAGATTTGCAGAAAAAAATGATGGGAATCACTTCTGGGTATATCGTAAAAATTTCTTATGTACGAGGGGAAGAAGCCGAAAAATCTGTTTTGGTATATCTTTCTTCTCGCCCTTTAAATCCTGGCTATTCGTTTTATAAAAACGATGTGCTTTCAAGTTCTTTTGCTGCAATTTTTGGAATGAAGTTAAATCCTCTTTCGGAAGGCAGAAGAAAATATCAAATCAATTACGTTATAAAAGGCTCGATAGCAGACGAGTCTGGTTTTTCAGAAGGCGACCCTATAGACGTAAGGAATATAACCTTTAATCAGGAAAACACTGCTTTGTATGCAGAAATATATGCAAAAAATCGAAAAAAAGGATATTTGGATATAAGCATGGGACTTGCAGCACCGCTAGACAGCCCCAATT